The Solanum lycopersicum chromosome 9, SLM_r2.1 genome window below encodes:
- the LOC101252719 gene encoding small ribosomal subunit protein eS1, with amino-acid sequence MAVGKNKRISKGKKGGKKKAADPYAKKDWYDIKAPSVFGVRNVGKTLVTRTQGTKIASEGLKHRVFEVSLADLQNDEDHSFRKIRLRAEDVQGRNVLTNFHGMDFTTDKLRSLVKKWQSLIEAHVDVKTTDSYTLRMFCIGFTKKRPNQQKRTCYAQSSQIRQIRRKMREIMVNQAQSCDLKDLVLKFIPESIGREIEKATSSIYPLQNVFIRKVKILKAPKFDLGRLMEVHGDYSEDVGVKVDRPAEDIATEPTEVVGA; translated from the exons ATGGCCGTCGG TAAGAACAAGCGAATTTCCAAAGGCAAAAAAGGAGGGAAGAAGAAGGC AGCTGATCCATATGCTAAAAAGGATTGGTATGATATCAAGGCTCCATCAGTATTTGGTGTCCGCAATGTAGGGAAGACCCTTGTTACCCGTACACAGGGTACAAAG ATTGCTTCAGAAGGCCTGAAGCATCGTGTGTTCGAAGTGTCATTGGCTGATCTTCAGAATGACGAAGATCACTCCTTCAGGAAGATTCGTCTGAGAGCTGAAGACGTCCAAGGAAGAAATGTCTTGACAAACTTTCAC GGTATGGATTTCACCACAGATAAATTGAGGTCACTGGTAAAGAAATGGCAATCATTGATTGAGGCTCATGTTGACGTTAAGACAACTGATAGCTACACCTTGAGAATGTTCTGCATTGGCTTTACCAAAAAGCGTCCAAACCAACAAAAAAGAACCTGCTACGCGCAGTCAAGCCAGATTCGCCAG ATTCGTCGCAAGATGCGTGAGATCATGGTTAACCAGGCACAATCGTGTGATTTGAAAGACTTGGTCCTGAAGTTCATTCCTGAATCAATCGGTAGAGAGATTGAGAAGGCAACTTCAAGCATCTACCCTTTGCAGAATGTATTCATTCGCAAGGTCAAGATCTTGAAGGCTCCTAAATTTGACCTTGGGAGGTTGATGGAG GTTCACGGTGATTACTCAGAAGATGTCGGTGTGAAGGTGGATAGACCCGCTGAGGACATTGCAACTGAGCCAACTGAAGTAGTTGGTGCttaa